One window of the Thunnus albacares chromosome 3, fThuAlb1.1, whole genome shotgun sequence genome contains the following:
- the LOC122978760 gene encoding trinucleotide repeat-containing gene 6C protein-like isoform X3, with translation MMKANGRVIEDISLQSGPGAQYETSHWGASLPVDSPSSANSWDKVIIDGSDTEAWPSISRSSDPSHPAATECPLGSASSNPDTSAVTTTSSSSFLSMATGATGQQAHYASLKSNNNMMTGPGSANTLAGNRGWVSDAKQDGMNGGRVGAPSNWGSPNFNLNLNPNANPSAWPVLGHEGGGGGGIGPNGVSNSSSLPPGINGNGNMGNGTLGGADTSGGGWGGMISANESDKQHPSTNTSLSFNMEPANLNTDGPNHTKQQQQAQEPMSPIHGLTGWGGQSPTESSQLNGDTKGSSVWGSGENKAADSPKDSGWDSAPSGGLSAWGRQGSGGGGSSGSGGWGDWGKCSGGGGDTSKGWDSVDAGSSGSGQEQQLNSWGQQPGTAPASEGSGDSSEGRSHHRDRSSSMDFTPVLPRQDLDPRVLSNSGWGQTPIRQHTVWEMEEANSDDVKSNSSSDTLGSSSSNGGPSATNGGTINPNIGPSQRPGSGGKNDSEGSSSSGWGAPPLQSIQTGSGWGDPPQSLNKASNGTTSGWGDPLPTNGPKSAGTPSWGSEDKSPNWDDGLTKSQPTNWGEGPKSSHGWGNSNGGSNNSSTRDWGEAEVKNNGSSSSMWEGEGGNGGSGGWKESPRGGTRGGGWGKPASAVSNSSWGETPRANGPVQGGWGSSKPQESSSSSTGSGGGGSIGSWGGPGSVKQNTSSWSSVNKQDQGMEPTGWEEPSPPSIRRKMEIDDGTSTWGDPNAYNKTVNMWDRNNPSSNPGNSGPPPSKNGGMIMPNNNNNNHSVGPGNNNHSVGPGNNNHHHAHHMHHHPHHGHPPTHLQHHGNNNGSPNNGASHPGAGPQGRPPLANSGWGELPNVQPKSEPAWGEPATPTTVDNGTSAWGKPPGGVGGWGDGGHEPSGPYGRANGPPGPAPCKPGPKPMQDGWGNGGEEMGMSSSQWDTEDGDMWNSPTSQESSSSCNSWGNGPKKGPSKVKMGNKPDEAWIMNRLIKQLTDMGFPRDPAEEALKSNNMNLDQAMSALLEKKTDLDKRGMGMSDYSNGLNKPLVCRPSALSKDPSDRNTFLDKDGVLSDDAPPSPFLPSPSLKLPLANSSLPGQGLGQGNPGLAMQNLNNRQIPSGMFGSSGAAQTRAMQQQQQQQQPPPQPPVPPLSSSQPSLRAQVPQFLSPQVQAQLLQFAAKNIGLNPALLTSPINPQQMTLLYQLQQLQMAYQRLQIQQQMMQAQRNVSGPIRQQEQQVARTITNMQQQIQQHQRQLYQALLMKQQQLPSHSSSSSSSAGLHPPGGPAGGPGSGKSTLDPFTGPHQAPGLADTLHTKEPPSSPNAYSTYPLSGLNPNMNVNCMEVGGLSLKEPPQPQSRLSQWTHSNSMDSLSGNSSNMENNLNKHGAISAASTLGPPGKPPQLEDSYSPYNLMSSSESPTSPLVPPDSWGQGKSPNEKISNGTNINWPPEFCPGVPWKGLQNIDPENDPNMTPGSVPSGPTINTNIHDVNRYLLRDRNGGKLSDMKSTWSPGPISQSQASLSHELWKVPQGPRSTTAPSRPPPGLTNTKPSSTWGGNSLGLAQGWSGSYSSEGTTWSTDNSNRTSSWLVLRNLTPQIDGSTLRTLCMQHGPLITFHLNLTQGNAVVRYSSKDEAAKAQKSLHMCVLGNTTILAEFAGEEEVNRFFAQGQSLGANTTSWQANPGTNQNRMGGAAQSHSIGQWSSSGGGKASGGDLLWGGVPQYSSLWGPPSGEDARVIGSPTPINTLLPGDLLSGESM, from the exons ATGATGAAAGCTAATGGCAGAGTAATAGAAG ACATATCCCTCCAGAGTGGCCCTGGTGCCCAGTATGAGACCTCTCATTGGGGCGCCTCTTTACCAGTTGACAGCCCCTCCAGTGCCAACAGCTGGGACAAAGTGATTATTGACGGAAGTGACACAGAAGCTTGGCCCTCCATCAGCCGCAGTAGTGACCCCAGCCACCCTGCAGCAACAGAATGCCCCTTGGGCTCAGCTAGTTCCAACCCAGACACCAGTGCTGTCACTACCaccagtagtagtagttttcTGAGTATGGCCACAGGTGCCACAGGCCAGCAGGCCCACTACGCCTCTCTCAAATCTAACAATAACATGATGACAGGACCTGGGTCAGCCAACACATTAGCTGGGAACAGAGGCTGGGTCTCAGATGCAAAACAAGATGGTATGAATGGTGGCCGTGTAGGAGCGCCCAGTAACTGGGGCTCTCCCAATTTTAACTTGAACCTCAATCCTAATGCCAACCCATCAGCTTGGCCTGTTCTGGGCCATGagggtggtggaggtggtggtatTGGCCCTAATGGGGTGTCCAACTCATCATCCCTTCCACCAGGTATTAATGGCAATGGAAATATGGGAAATGGGACCCTGGGAGGTGCGGATACGAGtggaggaggttggggtggcATGATAAGTGCTAATGAAAGTGATAAGCAGCACCCTTCAACCAACACAAGCTTGTCCTTCAATATGGAACCTGCTAACCTTAACACTGACGGACCAAACCACACTAAGCAACAGCAGCAAGCTCAGGAGCCTATGAGCCCTATCCATGGGTTAACTGGCTGGGGAGGCCAGTCACCCACTGAATCATCCCAGCTCAATGGGGACACAAAAGGCAGCTCTGTATGGGGTAGTGGAGAAAATAAGGCAGCTGACTCCCCCAAGGACTCAGGCTGGGACTCAGCTCCTTCTGGAGGCCTCTCTGCCTGGGGCCGCCAaggcagtggtggtggtgggagtaGTGGAAGTGGTGGCTGGGGTGACTGGGGAAAATGctctggtggtggtggagatACATCTAAAGGCTGGGACTCAGTAGATGCCGGTAGCTCTGGTTCAGGCCAAGAGCAGCAACTTAACTCATGGGGCCAGCAGCCTGGAACAGCCCCAGCAAGTGAGGGTAGTGGGGACAGCAGTGAAGGTCGATCCCACCACAGAGACAGGTCTTCAAGCATGGATTTTACCCCTGTGCTACCCCGACAGGACCTGGACCCAAGGGTGCTGAGTAACTCGGGTTGGGGACAGACCCCCATCCGACAGCACACCGTATGGGAGATGGAAGAAGCCAACTCTGATGATGTGAAGAGCAACAGCAGCTCGGACACCTTAGGAAGCTCAAGCTCTAATGGTGGACCATCAGCCACCAATGGAGGTACCATAAACCCTAACATTGGCCCCAGTCAGAGGCCTGGGTCTGGAGGAAAAAATGACAGTGAAGGATCATCATCCTCTGGCTGGGGAGCCCCTCCACTTCAGTCAATCCAGACTGGATCAGGATGGGGGGACCCCCCACAGTCACTCAACAAAGCCTCAAATGGCACCACCAGTGGCTGGGGCGACCCTTTGCCTACCAACGGTCCTAAAAGTGCAGGCACACCATCCTGGGGATCTGAGGACAAGTCACCCAACTGGGATGATGGTCTGACAAAAAGCCAGCCTACTAACTGGGGAGAGGGTCCCAAAAGCTCCCATGGTTGGGGCAACAGTAATGGGGGCTCCAATAACTCCAGCACAAGGGACTGGGGAGAAGCAGAAGTCAAGAACAATGGGTCCTCCAGCAGCATGtgggaaggagaaggaggaaatggAGGAAGTGGTGGGTGGAAGGAAAGCCCCAGAGGAGGAACTAGAGGAGGAGGCTGGGGTAAGCCTGCTTCTGCTGTGAGTAATAGCAGCTGGGGGGAGACCCCACGTGCCAATGGCCCAGTGCAGGGAGGCTGGGGCTCCTCCAAGCCccaggagagcagcagcagtagcaccGGCAGTGGAGGAGGTGGCAGCATTGGTTCTTGGGGTGGTCCTGGTTCTGTGAAGCAGAACACCTCTAGCTGGAGTAGTGTCAACAAACAGGACCAGGGTATGGAGCCCACTGGCTGGGAAGagccctcccctccctccatccgCAGGAAGATGGAGATTGACGATGGAACGTCCACCTGGGGCGATCCCAACGCCTACAACAAGACTGTCAACATGTGGGATCGCAACAATCCCTCTAGTAACCCAGGCAACAGCGGCCCACCTCCCAGTAAGAATGGTGGAATGATTATGcccaacaataacaacaacaatcacTCTGTCGGCCCTGGCAACAACAATCACTCTGTCGGCCCTGGCAACAACAATCACCATCATGCTCACCACATGCACCACCATCCCCATCATGGCCATCCCCCAACTCACCTGCAGCACCATGGAAACAACAATGGGTCACCCAACAATGGCGCTTCACACCCAGGTGCGGGCCCCCAGGGTAGACCCCCCCTCGCCAACTCAG GTTGGGGAGAGCTTCCCAATGTTCAGCCCAAATCGGAGCCTGCTTGGGGAGAACCAGCAACTCCAACAACTGTGGACAATGGCACTTCTGCCTGGGGCAAGCCCCCAGGGGGTGTAGGAGGATGGGGAGATGGTGGCCACGAGCCCTCTGGACCTTATGGCAGGGCCAACGGACCCCCGGGTCCTGCACCCTGCAAGCCAG GCCCCAAACCTATGCAAGATGGCTGGGGAAACGGAGGAGAGGAAATGGGCATGTCTAGCAGCCAATGGGACACTGAGGATGGGGACATGTGGAACAGCCCCACCTCCCAGGAGAGCAGCTCTTCTTGCAATTCCTGGGGCAATGGACCCAAGAAGGGCCCGAGCAAG GTGAAGATGGGCAACAAGCCAGACGAGGCCTGGATCATGAACCGTCTCATCAAACAGCTCACTGACATGGGTTTTCCG AGAGACCCTGCTGAGGAGGCtttgaagagcaacaacatGAACCTTGACCAGGCCATGA GCGCCCTGTTGGAGAAGAAGACAGACCTGGACAAGCGTGGCATGGGCATGTCTGATTACAGCAACGGCCTGAACAAGCCCCTGGTGTGCCGGCCCTCTGCGCTCTCCAAAGACCCCTCCGACCGCAACACCTTTCTTGACAAG GATGGTGTTCTGTCAGATGATGCCCCCCCATCACCGTTTCTGCCTTCCCCCAGCCTGAAGCTCCCCCTGGCCAACAGTAGCCTTCCTGGGCAAGGTCTGGGACAGGGCAACCCGGGGCTGGCCATGCAAAACTTGAACAACAGACAG ATACCCAGTGGAATGTTTGGCAGTAGTGGAGCAGCACAAACCCGGgccatgcagcagcagcagcagcagcagcagcctcctccTCAGCCACCAGTGCCACCTCTCAGCTCCTCCCAGCCTAGTCTACGTGCGCAAGTGCCTCAGTTTCTCTCCCCTCAG GTCCAAGCACAGCTCTTGCAGTTTGCAGCAAAAAACATTGGTCTGAACCCTGCACTTTTAACCTCACCAATAAACCCTCAACAAATGACCCTGTTGTATCAACTTCAGCAACTGCAAATG GCGTACCAGCGTTTACAAatccagcagcagatgatgCAGGCGCAACGCAATGTTTCCGGCCCCATTAGACAACAAGAGCAGCAA GTTGCACGTACAATCACCAACATGCAGCAGCAGATCCAGCAGCACCAGCGTCAGCTGTACCAGGCGCTGCTGATGAAGCAGCAGCAACTTCCCtctcattcctcctcctcttcctcctccgctGGTCTGCATCCCCCTGGTGGCCCAGCTGGAGGCCCTGGCTCCGGCAAATCAACCCTGGACCCTTTCACAGGCCCACACCAGGCTCCGGGCCTCGCCGACACACTGCACACCAAAGAGCCGCCGTCTTCGCCCAACGCCTACAGCACCTACCCTCTCT CTGGACTGAATccaaacatgaatgtaaactgCATGGAGGTTGGGGGTCTGTCCCTGAAGGAGCCCCCTCAGCCCCAGTCCCGCCTGTCCCAGTGGACACACTCCAACTCCATGGACAGCCTCTCTGGCAACTCCTCAAACATGGAGAACAATCTCAATAAGCACG GTGCCATATCTGCTGCCTCTACCCTGGGCCCCCCTGGGAAGCCCCCCCAGCTGGAGGACTCATACAGCCCATACAATCTGATGTCCAGCTCTGAGTCCCCCACCAGCCCACTGGTGCCCCCAGACAGCTGGGGCCAGGGCAAGAGCCCCAACGAGAAGATCTCCAACGGGACCAACATTAACTGGCCCCCAG AATTCTGCCCAGGTGTGCCATGGAAGGGCCTTCAGAACATCGACCCTGAGAATGACCCCAACATGACCCCTGGCAGCGTCCCCAGCGGTCCCACCATCAACACCAACATCCATGACGTTAACCGATACCTGCTGAGGGACAGGAATGGAG GTAAACTGTCTGACATGAAGTCCACCTGGTCCCCAGGGCCTATTTCCCAGAGCCAAGCCTCTCTCTCCCACGAGCTATGGAAAGTCCCACAGGGGCCGCGCAGCACCACGGCCCCCTCCCGACCCCCACCAGGCCTCACCAACACCAAGCCCTCTTCCACCTGGGGTGGCAACTCGCTGGGCCTGGCCCAAGGCTGGAGTGGCTCCTACTCCTCTG AGGGAACCACCTGGAGTACTGACAACTCCAACAGGACCAGCAGCTGGCTGGTGCTGAGGAATCTCACCCCACAG ATCGATGGTTCAACTCTGCGGACCCTGTGCATGCAGCACGGCCCCCTGATCACATTCCACCTCAACCTGACCCAGGGGAACGCCGTGGTGCGCTACAGCTCCAAGGACGAAGCCGCCAAGGCCCAGAAGTCTCTGCACAT GTGTGTGCTCGGAAACACCACCATCCTGGCGGAGTTCGCCGGCGAGGAGGAGGTGAACCGCTTCTTTGCACAAGGCCAGTCGCTAGGGGCGAACACCACTAGTTGGCAGGCCAACCCAGGAACCAATCAAAACCGGATGGGCGGGGCAGCGCAGTCCCACTCAATTGGCCAGTGGAGCAGCAGCGGAGGAGGAAAGGCCAGCGGAGGCGACCTGCTGTGGGGAGGGGTGCCCCAGTACTCCAGCCTGTGGGGACCGCCGAGCGGAGAAGACGCCCGCGTGATCGGGAGCCCCACCCCCATTAACACCCTGCTGCCTGGAGATCTGCTGAGTGGGGAGTCCATGTAG